One region of Thermus filiformis genomic DNA includes:
- a CDS encoding COG1470 family protein, translated as MRKTRLLWLTGLALLLAACGGQGTGGGGGNTGGSVNTGNGTVQVGLQGGTFTQAPQAASVNAPGYQTPYGGIAFTAQVPQGGTLTVTLTFPNPIPQGAVLLKCKGNPQSCNPIQGAQLSGNQATFQVQDGGPLDADGQANGQIVDPVALGVGYALSLPGSSFQVDQNGELLVRVSLARNGYTGPVTLSLEGSDRLAQSPAPDKIAWSFDPNPATGGESYVLLQVGGQVPTGTYALTIRGRAEGLPDQTASFSVQVQAGSGGGGGGGGGGMDGIDFDLSPKAIEVPQGGTASLTLRLKPGGLLSGRVILTLQDPQDHYDLPLGFSLYPASFLLGETPLERTVTLSVGKDAAPGTYRFWAVAKSGSTGRGVELTITVTPASVPTPSLVPEYTVSLFGPASSHSAMALSPLFLVANGNLYALDKENSRARLIAPLPPNLKYATLSPEEGFLLLGGAGGEWEVYRLDLQNPPQLIGRITSCIRIVAWAEAPDRSQAAVACQTGVYWEGLDGSRPLRPWPKVQIYHLTPSGVSAKDTLEPRIGDREGVAFYIDNRNDFIDLSGRDYGYAYGPVLLRGRGIINSYVGEDGQTYYLEYTYLDLLQLRPDGSYGSRLVYAHASNSSPFPPSSIPFPAGGVRNYRSFALIYSGSSDCIRYDTQTGQTSGCSPELLSGDSTYVSFQQNGRELLHGNPVFDEAEGTLLLQVTDAQSGAQETWRLTDLHGGALRDPFPGWNPSWNPSDGNDQVLSAKDGFGLYFHVYNKILVGSSSQIRFGVPRVLGSTITPSSQGLVVTSEGASVLFKPESGSTVLRYLGLARSHALDEGGRVWFMALDNQGKNRLGLYDPATGTLGLSQAAGEMGEVWSMDVRGGRVAALGGRPGRVAGVPTFFALPIEVWDTATRTRVAAVPLPGLEGWDLSWRVKGLRVMGNERVAFAVACTVSGWDTCPPPAPNPNTDDILYVLRVPTGEVEALVARPSGNHGAWSFDVTPDGERVVLLEWDSGRNPPLRPLVLVLKLDGSPERLEFIGSRALYLKGMSPEKIIPLPMGNHPNYPGGREVLSVTWDGRFALTGGVSDVVFERPTRVVDLERAQPVLEGPVLPTSPPGSEYLPRLLPSREGRLALVRKVGDGLEAEVLRLEAP; from the coding sequence ATGCGGAAGACCCGTCTCCTTTGGCTTACGGGCCTCGCCCTCCTCCTCGCCGCCTGCGGCGGCCAGGGCACGGGCGGGGGTGGTGGAAACACCGGCGGCTCGGTGAACACCGGGAACGGCACCGTCCAGGTGGGCCTCCAAGGGGGCACCTTCACCCAGGCGCCCCAGGCGGCGAGCGTCAACGCCCCCGGCTACCAGACCCCCTACGGGGGCATCGCCTTCACCGCCCAGGTGCCCCAGGGGGGGACCCTCACCGTCACCCTCACCTTCCCCAACCCCATCCCCCAGGGGGCGGTCCTCCTGAAGTGCAAGGGGAACCCCCAGAGCTGCAATCCCATCCAAGGGGCCCAGCTGAGCGGCAACCAGGCCACCTTCCAGGTCCAAGACGGCGGCCCCCTGGACGCGGACGGCCAGGCCAACGGCCAGATCGTGGACCCGGTGGCCCTGGGGGTGGGGTACGCCCTCTCCCTCCCCGGAAGCTCCTTCCAGGTGGACCAAAACGGGGAGCTCCTGGTCAGGGTGAGCCTGGCCCGCAACGGGTACACGGGGCCCGTGACCCTCTCCCTCGAGGGAAGCGACCGGCTCGCCCAGAGCCCGGCCCCGGACAAGATCGCCTGGAGCTTTGACCCCAACCCGGCCACGGGGGGCGAGAGCTACGTCCTCCTCCAGGTGGGAGGGCAGGTGCCCACGGGCACCTACGCCCTCACCATCCGGGGCCGGGCGGAGGGCCTGCCCGACCAGACCGCCTCCTTCTCCGTCCAGGTCCAGGCGGGAAGCGGAGGAGGAGGGGGCGGCGGGGGTGGGGGCATGGACGGGATTGATTTTGACCTGTCCCCTAAGGCGATTGAGGTCCCCCAGGGGGGTACGGCCTCCCTTACCCTTAGGCTCAAGCCTGGGGGCCTCCTGTCGGGTAGGGTCATCCTCACCCTCCAGGACCCCCAGGACCACTACGACCTTCCCCTGGGCTTCAGCCTGTACCCCGCCTCCTTCCTCCTGGGCGAAACCCCCCTGGAGCGGACCGTGACCCTGAGCGTGGGCAAGGACGCGGCGCCGGGGACCTACAGGTTCTGGGCGGTCGCCAAATCGGGCAGCACGGGCAGGGGGGTGGAGCTGACCATCACCGTGACCCCGGCCAGCGTCCCCACCCCCTCCCTGGTGCCGGAGTACACCGTCTCCCTCTTCGGTCCGGCGTCCAGCCACTCCGCAATGGCTCTAAGCCCGCTCTTCCTCGTGGCCAACGGCAACCTCTACGCCCTGGACAAGGAGAACTCCCGCGCCCGCCTCATAGCCCCCCTGCCCCCCAACCTGAAGTACGCGACCCTTTCCCCCGAAGAGGGATTCCTCCTGCTGGGCGGGGCCGGTGGGGAGTGGGAGGTGTACCGGCTGGACCTCCAAAACCCGCCCCAGCTCATCGGCCGGATCACCTCCTGCATTCGCATCGTAGCCTGGGCGGAAGCCCCCGACCGGAGCCAGGCGGCGGTGGCCTGCCAAACCGGCGTGTACTGGGAAGGTTTGGACGGTTCGCGACCCCTCAGACCTTGGCCAAAGGTTCAAATTTACCACCTCACCCCCTCCGGAGTTAGCGCTAAGGACACCCTTGAGCCCAGGATCGGCGACCGCGAAGGCGTTGCCTTCTATATCGACAACCGGAATGACTTTATCGACCTCAGCGGCAGGGATTACGGCTACGCTTATGGCCCGGTACTTCTCCGAGGGAGGGGCATCATAAACTCGTACGTGGGGGAGGACGGGCAAACCTACTACCTCGAGTACACCTACCTCGACCTCCTGCAACTGAGGCCCGACGGGAGCTACGGCAGTAGGCTTGTCTATGCCCATGCCTCAAACAGCAGCCCATTCCCACCAAGCAGTATCCCCTTCCCCGCAGGCGGAGTGCGTAACTACAGGAGCTTCGCCCTGATCTATTCTGGTTCTTCCGACTGCATACGGTACGATACCCAGACGGGGCAGACAAGCGGTTGCTCACCAGAACTCCTCTCAGGTGACAGCACCTACGTCTCTTTCCAACAAAACGGGAGGGAGTTGCTGCATGGGAACCCGGTCTTTGACGAGGCCGAGGGAACCCTGCTCCTCCAGGTGACGGACGCGCAGAGTGGGGCCCAGGAGACCTGGCGGCTCACCGACCTTCACGGGGGCGCGTTGCGGGACCCCTTCCCGGGTTGGAACCCGAGCTGGAATCCGAGCGACGGCAACGACCAAGTCCTTTCGGCAAAGGACGGCTTCGGCCTCTATTTCCATGTCTATAACAAGATATTGGTGGGCTCGTCCTCCCAGATCCGCTTCGGGGTACCCAGGGTCTTGGGGAGCACCATCACCCCCTCCAGCCAGGGTCTCGTAGTGACGAGCGAGGGGGCCAGCGTCCTCTTTAAGCCCGAGTCCGGAAGCACGGTCCTGCGGTACCTGGGTCTGGCCAGGAGCCATGCCCTGGACGAAGGGGGCAGGGTCTGGTTCATGGCCTTGGACAACCAGGGCAAGAACCGCCTGGGCCTCTACGACCCCGCCACCGGCACCCTGGGGCTGAGCCAGGCGGCGGGGGAGATGGGAGAAGTCTGGTCCATGGACGTGCGGGGAGGCCGGGTGGCCGCCCTGGGAGGCCGCCCCGGGAGGGTGGCCGGGGTTCCCACCTTCTTCGCCCTTCCCATAGAGGTCTGGGACACCGCCACCCGCACCCGGGTGGCCGCGGTGCCCCTTCCCGGCTTGGAGGGGTGGGACCTGAGCTGGAGGGTAAAAGGGCTCAGGGTGATGGGAAACGAGCGGGTGGCCTTCGCAGTCGCGTGCACCGTCAGCGGGTGGGATACGTGCCCCCCTCCCGCGCCCAATCCCAACACCGACGACATCCTGTACGTCCTCCGCGTCCCCACCGGCGAGGTGGAAGCCCTGGTGGCCAGGCCTTCTGGAAACCACGGAGCCTGGAGCTTTGACGTCACCCCGGACGGGGAGCGGGTGGTCCTGCTGGAGTGGGATAGCGGCCGAAATCCACCCTTGCGGCCCCTGGTCCTGGTCCTCAAGCTGGACGGAAGCCCCGAACGCCTGGAGTTCATCGGAAGCCGCGCCCTCTACCTGAAGGGGATGAGCCCGGAAAAGATCATCCCCCTTCCCATGGGCAACCACCCCAACTACCCGGGTGGAAGGGAGGTTCTCAGCGTCACCTGGGACGGCCGCTTCGCCCTTACGGGAGGCGTTTCAGATGTCGTCTTTGAGCGCCCCACCCGGGTGGTGGACCTGGAGCGGGCGCAGCCGGTTCTGGAGGGCCCCGTCCTGCCGACCTCACCCCCAGGCTCTGAATACCTCCCTCGGCTCCTTCCCAGCCGCGAGGGCCGCTTGGCCCTTGTGCGGAAGGTGGGGGATGGGTTGGAGGCAGAGGTCCTGCGCCTCGAGGCGCCTTAA
- a CDS encoding putative Ig domain-containing protein, whose amino-acid sequence MRGTKLLRLLWLLALGLLAACNGGPPPHDLSLQGVSPQNPSVVQGQSLTLTLTFTSQSGFQGQVGLQVTEGGQAPGWLSFSPTSANLDVPKGGERSLTLTVRVSLNAPTGPHTLKLRAAYGNRTAEKDFTLTVTRGDEGGGGGGGGGQPGASFAISLSTDSVYIYRGSQEQISLTVTPQGGFTGEISLALEQRDGTPAPAGITLNPTSIQVTGPDPVTQPLNLRTDTSVTPGTYDLRIRATSGNIHQTADLSLGVFRVVLDLREVYTATRPEGVDGPITVTGTLEGSYPNPLELELQLAYRPKGGEWGPWQTVASFQVQGNQVQATIPAPGLDLPVGLDELGKQMRVGLATGGRLLTYVAYDYTLFRYRPLWSQAPGQGFRLSPELSANGNLLCGYGTKQDNSADVVFCLDPGTGETRWTYTIPTNTGFIHDILVTEGGKVYVAQGNRVRVLQNGAELAQYDLSGDFAYVTALAVEGDILYAAGSYRVDIRCDHWPWRAWFMRVRLGKYRTTGSTLIPMAHHDFSPEELMEEVRDGGSCFWVETNFTSFPAVRLENGKLYAVVAGGDLYNRTTGGFGGNPYKRMGILRLDANSFSRDWFIWDKEVGSSWSPAGYFIYFTNDFSSCETQGEDCPVIWYALVNFDLGDTQLYANYMGQDVLRKEDGTKETLEGGNPSFLSYLLFLPNGFVRFGSYSSRTVLEAYPGGTEGPYRLAGWESDTFSPTLYKDAQGRVYVYGIRNGELRVARIR is encoded by the coding sequence ATGCGCGGAACCAAGCTCCTTAGGCTCCTCTGGCTCTTGGCCCTCGGCCTCCTCGCCGCCTGCAACGGCGGCCCTCCCCCTCACGACCTCAGCCTCCAAGGCGTGAGCCCCCAGAACCCCAGCGTGGTCCAGGGCCAGTCCCTCACCCTCACCCTCACCTTCACCTCCCAAAGCGGCTTCCAGGGGCAGGTGGGCCTGCAGGTGACCGAGGGGGGCCAGGCTCCCGGCTGGCTCAGCTTCTCCCCCACAAGCGCCAACCTGGACGTGCCCAAGGGGGGAGAGAGGTCCCTCACCCTCACCGTCCGGGTGAGCCTGAACGCCCCCACCGGGCCCCACACCCTCAAGCTCCGGGCGGCCTACGGAAACCGGACGGCGGAGAAGGACTTCACCCTCACCGTCACTAGAGGGGATGAAGGAGGGGGAGGCGGTGGTGGCGGTGGACAGCCTGGGGCTAGTTTTGCCATCTCCTTGAGTACCGATTCCGTTTACATCTACCGGGGTTCACAGGAGCAGATCTCCCTCACGGTGACCCCGCAGGGCGGGTTCACAGGAGAGATCTCCCTGGCCCTGGAGCAACGGGACGGCACACCTGCACCGGCAGGGATCACCTTGAATCCCACTTCCATCCAGGTGACCGGACCCGATCCGGTGACCCAGCCTTTGAACCTGCGGACGGACACGAGCGTAACCCCGGGGACCTATGATCTCCGGATCCGGGCCACCTCGGGCAACATTCACCAAACCGCCGACCTGAGTCTCGGCGTCTTCCGGGTGGTGCTGGACCTCAGGGAGGTCTACACGGCCACCCGCCCGGAGGGGGTGGACGGCCCCATCACCGTGACCGGAACCCTGGAGGGCTCCTATCCAAACCCCCTGGAGCTCGAGCTCCAGCTTGCCTATCGGCCCAAGGGGGGTGAGTGGGGGCCCTGGCAGACCGTGGCTTCGTTCCAAGTCCAGGGAAACCAGGTCCAGGCCACCATCCCCGCCCCGGGGCTGGACCTCCCCGTGGGCCTGGATGAGCTGGGCAAGCAGATGCGTGTAGGACTAGCTACCGGCGGCCGCCTTCTCACCTACGTCGCTTACGACTACACCCTCTTCCGCTACCGCCCCCTCTGGAGCCAGGCCCCGGGCCAGGGCTTCCGGCTTAGCCCCGAGCTAAGCGCAAACGGGAACCTGCTCTGCGGGTACGGCACCAAGCAGGACAACAGCGCCGACGTGGTTTTCTGCCTCGACCCTGGGACGGGCGAGACCCGCTGGACCTACACCATCCCCACAAACACAGGGTTCATTCACGACATCCTCGTGACTGAGGGCGGGAAGGTCTACGTGGCCCAAGGAAACCGCGTCCGGGTCCTCCAGAACGGGGCGGAGCTCGCCCAGTACGACCTCTCCGGCGACTTCGCCTACGTCACCGCCCTGGCGGTGGAGGGGGATATCCTCTACGCAGCAGGAAGCTATCGTGTAGATATCCGTTGCGACCACTGGCCCTGGAGGGCTTGGTTCATGCGTGTCCGCCTAGGCAAATACCGGACCACCGGAAGCACCCTCATCCCAATGGCGCATCACGATTTCTCCCCTGAAGAATTGATGGAGGAAGTACGGGACGGAGGGAGCTGTTTTTGGGTTGAGACGAACTTCACCAGCTTTCCCGCCGTTCGGCTGGAGAACGGGAAGCTTTACGCAGTCGTCGCCGGTGGAGATTTATACAATAGGACGACAGGGGGCTTTGGCGGGAATCCATACAAGCGCATGGGCATCCTCAGATTGGACGCCAACAGTTTCTCCCGCGATTGGTTCATATGGGATAAAGAGGTTGGATCTAGCTGGTCTCCCGCAGGCTACTTCATTTACTTCACGAACGACTTTTCTTCCTGCGAAACCCAGGGTGAAGATTGCCCCGTCATCTGGTATGCGCTCGTAAACTTTGACCTTGGGGACACCCAGCTTTACGCCAACTACATGGGCCAGGACGTCCTGCGCAAGGAAGATGGAACAAAGGAGACCTTGGAGGGGGGCAATCCTTCTTTCCTGAGTTACCTTCTCTTTCTTCCCAATGGCTTTGTTCGCTTCGGTAGTTATTCCTCCAGAACGGTCCTTGAAGCCTATCCCGGGGGAACGGAGGGACCCTACAGGCTGGCGGGCTGGGAGTCGGACACTTTTTCGCCCACACTCTACAAAGACGCCCAGGGGAGGGTGTACGTCTATGGGATCCGAAACGGTGAGCTGCGGGTGGCCCGCATACGCTAA